In Paenibacillus sp. FSL M7-0420, a single genomic region encodes these proteins:
- a CDS encoding HAD family hydrolase produces MMDSNYTRREHPEEMKDSLKHILFDLDGTLTDPKEGITKSVEYALNQFSIEVEHPDLLIPYIGPPLYDSFIEIQGFTAEAAAQAVEFYRERYRTLGMFENHVIPGIPDLLESLRSKGFELYVATSKPIVFAEQILRHYELDGFFKYAAGSNLDGTRSKKREVIQHVLEENNLLASHSLMIGDREHDIIGAKACGVASVGVLFGYGSEEELSAAGADYIAHTVEEVEDIIQRLQRNELGG; encoded by the coding sequence ATGATGGATAGCAATTACACACGAAGGGAGCATCCGGAAGAGATGAAGGACAGCTTGAAGCACATCTTATTTGATCTGGACGGCACACTAACCGATCCCAAGGAAGGTATTACCAAAAGCGTGGAGTATGCGCTCAACCAATTCAGCATTGAGGTGGAGCATCCTGACTTGCTGATTCCGTACATAGGTCCGCCGCTATATGATTCTTTTATCGAAATTCAGGGCTTTACGGCGGAGGCAGCGGCACAGGCTGTAGAGTTCTACCGGGAGCGTTACCGGACGTTGGGGATGTTCGAGAACCATGTGATTCCAGGCATTCCAGACCTGCTGGAGAGCTTGAGGAGTAAGGGATTCGAGCTGTATGTGGCGACCTCCAAGCCTATTGTGTTCGCTGAGCAGATCCTCCGGCATTACGAACTGGACGGGTTCTTCAAGTATGCGGCCGGCAGCAACCTGGATGGCACAAGATCGAAGAAGCGCGAGGTCATTCAGCATGTGCTGGAGGAGAATAATCTTCTTGCTTCGCATTCGCTGATGATCGGGGACCGGGAGCATGACATCATCGGGGCCAAAGCCTGCGGTGTAGCCTCTGTGGGCGTGTTATTCGGCTATGGTTCAGAGGAGGAGTTATCGGCGGCCGGTGCGGATTATATTGCGCATACGGTGGAAGAAGTAGAGGATATTATTCAGCGGTTGCAGCGGAATGAGCTCGGTGGGTAA
- the thrS gene encoding threonine--tRNA ligase, which produces MEIQVQLPDGANRRYSRNTTIAQIAESISVSLRKNAVAGKIDGRLVDLDCPVEGDSLVEIVSADSSDGLMIHRHSTAHVMAQAIKRIYGERNVKLGIGPVIEDGFYYDIDIEQPLSSEDLAAIEREMGKIIKENLPIRRRVVSRAEAVQYFEQSEEPLKLELIRDLPEDAVISLYEQGEFTDLCRGPHLPSTGRIKAFKLLSVAGAYWRGDADNQVLQRIYGTAFLSAAALEEHLHLLEEAKKRDHRKLGKELGLFMFSEEAPGMPFYLAKGMLIRTALEDFSRRLQRADGYEEVRSPLMMNCRLWEQSGHWDHYKDEMYFTKVDETDFALKPMNCPGHMLIYKNSLRSYRDLPIRIAEYGQVHRHESSGALNGMMRVRTFCQDDAHLFVLPEQIESEISRVLELIDQFYSIFGFEYKVELSTRPEDYMGSEELWDQAEESLARVLKNNGIEYRVNEGDGAFYGPKIDFHVLDALKRSWQCGTIQLDFQMPEKFDLTYIGEDNNKHRPVVIHRAVFGSIDRFMGILTEHYSGAFPLWLSPVQVKLLPVSVVHDEYAEQVRRQLAAAGLRVEVDSRNEKLGYRIREAQLEKIPYMLVLGDQEQNDGTISVRSRAENALSTLRAQEFIQQLTARIDRWE; this is translated from the coding sequence ATGGAGATTCAAGTGCAGCTGCCGGATGGAGCAAATAGGAGGTATTCGCGTAACACCACAATTGCGCAGATTGCGGAGTCGATTAGCGTAAGTCTAAGGAAGAATGCAGTAGCTGGCAAAATCGATGGCAGACTCGTTGACCTTGATTGTCCGGTTGAAGGGGACAGCCTCGTGGAGATCGTGTCAGCGGACAGCAGCGACGGGCTGATGATTCACAGACACAGCACAGCCCATGTGATGGCCCAGGCGATCAAACGGATCTATGGAGAACGGAACGTGAAGCTGGGCATTGGTCCAGTGATCGAGGACGGCTTCTATTACGATATAGATATTGAACAACCCCTGTCCAGCGAGGATCTTGCTGCGATTGAGCGGGAGATGGGGAAGATCATCAAGGAGAACCTGCCGATCCGGCGCCGGGTGGTCAGCCGGGCGGAAGCGGTGCAGTACTTTGAACAGTCGGAAGAGCCGCTGAAGCTGGAACTGATCCGGGATCTGCCGGAGGACGCGGTCATCAGCCTGTATGAGCAAGGCGAATTCACGGACCTGTGCCGGGGGCCGCATCTGCCCTCCACTGGCCGGATTAAGGCGTTCAAGCTGCTAAGTGTAGCAGGTGCCTACTGGCGCGGAGATGCTGACAATCAGGTGCTCCAACGGATATATGGCACAGCCTTCCTGAGCGCTGCGGCACTTGAAGAGCATCTGCATCTGCTGGAGGAAGCGAAGAAACGGGATCACCGCAAGCTGGGCAAGGAGCTGGGCTTGTTCATGTTCTCCGAGGAAGCGCCGGGCATGCCGTTCTACCTGGCCAAAGGGATGCTGATACGCACAGCGCTGGAGGATTTCTCCCGCAGGCTGCAGCGCGCGGACGGGTATGAGGAGGTCCGCTCGCCGCTGATGATGAACTGCCGTCTGTGGGAGCAATCCGGACACTGGGATCATTACAAGGACGAGATGTATTTCACTAAGGTGGATGAGACAGATTTTGCGCTGAAGCCGATGAACTGTCCCGGACATATGCTGATCTACAAGAACAGCCTCCGTTCCTACCGGGATCTGCCGATCCGCATTGCGGAATACGGCCAGGTTCACCGCCATGAATCCTCCGGCGCGCTGAACGGGATGATGCGGGTCCGGACTTTTTGCCAGGATGATGCCCATTTGTTCGTGCTGCCGGAGCAGATTGAATCCGAGATCTCGCGGGTGCTGGAGCTGATCGATCAGTTCTATTCTATCTTCGGATTCGAGTACAAGGTCGAGCTGTCTACACGCCCGGAGGACTATATGGGGTCCGAAGAGCTCTGGGATCAGGCGGAGGAGTCGCTTGCGCGGGTGCTGAAGAATAACGGAATCGAGTACCGGGTGAATGAAGGAGATGGCGCTTTTTACGGGCCGAAGATCGATTTCCATGTCCTCGATGCCCTGAAGCGGAGCTGGCAATGCGGTACGATTCAACTGGATTTCCAGATGCCTGAGAAGTTCGACCTGACTTACATTGGCGAAGATAACAACAAGCATCGTCCGGTTGTCATTCATCGTGCCGTGTTCGGCTCCATTGACCGGTTCATGGGTATTCTTACAGAGCACTATAGCGGGGCGTTCCCGCTGTGGCTGTCTCCGGTGCAGGTCAAGCTGCTGCCAGTCTCTGTGGTTCATGATGAGTATGCCGAGCAGGTCAGAAGACAGCTGGCGGCAGCCGGACTGCGGGTGGAGGTGGATTCCCGGAATGAGAAGCTGGGCTACAGAATCCGTGAAGCGCAGCTGGAGAAAATCCCTTATATGCTGGTGCTGGGAGATCAGGAGCAGAATGACGGAACAATCTCGGTACGAAGCCGTGCGGAGAACGCACTGTCCACGCTGAGGGCGCAGGAATTCATTCAGCAATTGACTGCCAGGATTGACAGATGGGAATAA
- a CDS encoding GNAT family N-acetyltransferase: protein MTAIETGQLAGSVIRLVPLTAEHKPELKKLLHNPLIWEYTWRRISSEEQAGQLVDTALANQAAGKDMPYVMVEQASGRIVGTTRLMHLDGTHRNAETGCTWISPDYWRTAVNTESKLLLLQHAFEVLGLIRVDFSIVSHNLRSQRAIERIGAVREGVLRKHRITADGAVMDNVLYSIIDEEWPAVKKNLQYLVNEKYK from the coding sequence TTGACAGCAATAGAAACAGGGCAGCTTGCAGGTAGCGTAATCCGGCTTGTGCCTTTGACGGCAGAGCATAAGCCTGAGCTTAAGAAGCTGCTGCACAATCCGCTGATCTGGGAGTACACCTGGAGACGGATCAGCTCAGAGGAACAGGCAGGACAACTGGTGGATACGGCTCTGGCGAATCAGGCGGCAGGCAAGGATATGCCTTATGTGATGGTGGAGCAGGCATCCGGCCGGATCGTAGGGACTACGCGGTTGATGCATCTGGACGGTACGCATCGCAATGCAGAGACCGGCTGCACCTGGATCTCACCGGACTATTGGAGAACTGCGGTGAATACGGAGTCGAAGCTGCTTTTGCTGCAACATGCCTTCGAGGTGCTGGGGCTGATCCGGGTGGACTTCTCCATTGTCAGTCACAACCTGCGCTCCCAGCGGGCCATTGAGCGGATTGGAGCGGTCCGGGAGGGCGTCCTGCGCAAGCATCGTATTACCGCTGACGGGGCTGTTATGGACAATGTGCTGTACAGCATTATCGATGAGGAATGGCCTGCGGTGAAGAAGAATCTGCAATATCTGGTGAATGAGAAATATAAATAG
- a CDS encoding DUF6063 family protein gives MSYSLEQVQQASRLFFDLLRRKVIPLDDPAAAECLQDTAAYDALQYVAKEAGCRIMNSGHRLHLLVSPIGSGFASNFTQLRNKYSRIERKTHLHIINVIILVFLAEMDQDEQHFKPGQDSMSYIQLSDQVSELFQGWIGMDEDGSFSKQWRLDIQAMHRVWTSLYMQTRSQEEGDSLTRGAGSRIGLIHEGMKLLEEEHLVFISEHEKRIFPREELYERMRYLYHDVDRYKELKALIGRTLSEQEGEAYAAH, from the coding sequence ATGAGTTATTCCTTAGAGCAAGTTCAGCAGGCTTCCCGGCTGTTCTTCGACCTGCTTCGGCGCAAGGTGATTCCGCTGGATGATCCCGCTGCCGCCGAATGTCTGCAGGATACCGCCGCCTATGATGCCCTGCAATATGTAGCCAAAGAAGCCGGCTGCCGGATTATGAATTCCGGTCACCGCCTGCACCTGCTCGTGAGTCCGATCGGCTCCGGGTTCGCCAGCAACTTCACTCAGCTGCGTAATAAATATTCACGGATTGAGCGTAAGACGCATCTACATATCATTAACGTTATTATCCTTGTCTTCCTGGCGGAGATGGATCAGGATGAGCAGCACTTCAAGCCGGGACAGGACAGCATGTCTTACATACAACTGTCGGATCAGGTATCCGAGTTGTTCCAAGGCTGGATTGGCATGGATGAAGACGGCAGCTTCAGCAAGCAGTGGCGGCTGGATATCCAGGCGATGCACAGAGTGTGGACCAGCCTCTATATGCAGACCCGCAGCCAGGAGGAGGGCGATTCGCTGACCCGCGGTGCAGGCTCCCGGATTGGCCTCATTCACGAAGGAATGAAGCTGCTGGAGGAGGAGCATCTGGTGTTCATTTCCGAGCATGAGAAGCGGATCTTCCCCCGGGAAGAGCTGTACGAGCGGATGCGTTATCTCTACCATGATGTGGACCGGTACAAAGAGCTGAAGGCTCTGATTGGCCGCACACTGAGCGAACAGGAGGGTGAAGCCTATGCCGCGCATTGA